In Streptomyces seoulensis, the following are encoded in one genomic region:
- a CDS encoding Tex family protein, protein MTTPLTGSIESRIAGELGVRERQVKAAVELLDGGSTVPFIARYRKEATELLDDAQLRTLEERLRYLRELEERRSAILESVREQGKLTGELEERIRGAETKARLEDIYLPYKPKRRTKAQIAREAGLEPLAEGLLSDPSVEPAAAAAAFVDADKGVADAQAALEGARAILTERFSEDADLIGELRERMWTRGRLAAKVRAGKEEAGAKFADYFDFTEPFTALPSHRVLAMLRGEKEEVLDLVLEPEEPTEGRSSYEGIVANRFGIADRGRPGDKWLGDTVRWAWRTRLLVHLGIDLRLRLRTAAEDEAVDVFAANLRDLLLAAPAGTRATLGLDPGFRTGVKVAVVDATGKAVATDVIHPHVPANKWDEAIAKLARLAKEYTVDLVAIGNGTASRETDKLATELIAKHPELNLTKVMVSEAGASVYSASEYASRELPGMDVSLRGAVSIARRLQDPLAELVKIDPKSIGVGQYQHDLSEVKLSRSLDAVVEDCVNGVGVDVNTASVPLLSRVSGISATLAENIVTHRDENGPFTSRAQLKKVSRLGPKAYEQCAGFLRIRGGTDPLDSSSVHPEAYPVVRRMVKTTGQDVASLVGNTGVLRSLRADDFVDDTFGLPTVSDILKELEKPGRDPRPAFRTATFKEGVEKISDLSAGMVLEGVVTNVAAFGAFVDIGVHQDGLVHVSAMSKTFVKDPRDVAKPGDIVKVKVLDVDIPRKRIALTLRLDDEAAPQERGGARPPKQRQGQGGQGQSGQGRRQGGQGGQGRGNGGGKDRGGRPAPAPANSAMADALRRAGLVDPKKGRR, encoded by the coding sequence GTGACGACACCCCTCACAGGGTCCATCGAAAGCAGGATCGCCGGGGAACTCGGCGTACGGGAGCGGCAGGTGAAGGCCGCGGTGGAGCTGCTGGACGGCGGTTCGACGGTGCCCTTCATCGCCCGCTACCGCAAGGAGGCGACCGAACTCCTGGACGACGCGCAGCTGCGTACCCTCGAGGAGCGGCTGCGGTATCTGCGCGAGCTGGAGGAGCGCCGGAGCGCGATCCTGGAGTCGGTGCGCGAGCAGGGCAAGCTCACCGGCGAGTTGGAGGAGCGCATCCGGGGTGCCGAGACCAAGGCGCGCCTGGAGGACATCTACCTGCCGTACAAGCCGAAGCGGCGCACCAAGGCGCAGATCGCGCGGGAGGCCGGGCTGGAGCCGCTGGCCGAGGGGCTGCTGAGCGATCCGTCGGTGGAACCGGCGGCCGCCGCGGCCGCGTTCGTGGACGCGGACAAGGGCGTCGCGGACGCGCAGGCCGCGCTGGAGGGCGCGCGGGCGATCCTGACGGAGCGGTTCTCCGAGGACGCCGACCTGATCGGTGAGCTGCGCGAGCGGATGTGGACGCGCGGCCGGCTGGCCGCCAAGGTGCGGGCCGGCAAGGAGGAGGCGGGCGCCAAGTTCGCCGACTACTTCGACTTCACCGAGCCGTTCACCGCGCTTCCCTCGCACCGCGTTCTGGCGATGCTGCGCGGCGAGAAGGAGGAGGTCCTCGACCTCGTCCTGGAGCCGGAGGAGCCCACGGAGGGCAGGTCCTCGTACGAGGGCATCGTCGCGAACCGGTTCGGCATCGCGGACCGGGGCCGGCCCGGTGACAAGTGGCTTGGCGACACGGTCCGTTGGGCCTGGCGCACCCGGCTGCTGGTGCACCTCGGCATCGACCTCAGGCTGCGGCTGCGTACGGCCGCCGAGGACGAGGCGGTGGACGTGTTCGCCGCCAACCTGCGCGACCTGCTGCTGGCCGCCCCGGCCGGCACCCGTGCCACGCTGGGCCTGGACCCCGGTTTCCGTACCGGGGTGAAGGTCGCCGTGGTCGACGCGACCGGCAAGGCCGTCGCCACCGATGTGATCCACCCGCACGTGCCCGCCAACAAGTGGGACGAGGCGATCGCCAAGCTGGCCCGGCTGGCCAAGGAGTACACGGTCGACCTGGTCGCCATCGGCAACGGCACCGCCTCCCGCGAGACCGACAAGCTGGCCACCGAACTCATCGCCAAGCACCCGGAGTTGAACCTCACCAAGGTGATGGTCTCCGAGGCGGGCGCGTCGGTGTACTCGGCGTCGGAGTACGCCTCGCGTGAACTGCCCGGCATGGACGTGTCGTTGCGCGGCGCGGTCTCCATCGCCCGGCGTCTGCAGGACCCGCTGGCCGAGCTGGTGAAGATCGACCCGAAGTCGATCGGAGTCGGCCAGTACCAGCACGACCTCTCCGAGGTGAAGCTGTCCCGCTCGCTGGACGCGGTGGTCGAGGACTGTGTGAACGGCGTCGGCGTGGACGTCAACACCGCGTCCGTGCCGCTGCTTTCGCGGGTGTCCGGCATCTCCGCCACGCTGGCGGAGAACATCGTGACGCACCGCGACGAGAACGGCCCGTTCACCTCGCGCGCGCAGCTGAAGAAGGTGTCCCGGCTGGGCCCGAAGGCGTACGAGCAGTGTGCGGGCTTCCTGCGCATCCGGGGCGGCACCGACCCGCTGGACTCCTCCAGCGTGCACCCGGAGGCGTACCCGGTGGTGCGCCGGATGGTGAAGACCACGGGGCAGGATGTGGCCTCGCTGGTCGGCAACACCGGTGTGCTGCGCTCGCTGCGGGCCGACGACTTCGTGGACGACACCTTCGGTCTGCCGACCGTGTCCGACATCCTGAAGGAGCTGGAGAAGCCGGGGCGCGACCCCCGTCCGGCGTTCAGGACGGCCACCTTCAAGGAGGGCGTGGAGAAGATCTCCGACCTGTCCGCCGGGATGGTGCTGGAGGGCGTGGTGACGAACGTGGCCGCCTTCGGCGCGTTCGTGGACATCGGCGTCCACCAGGACGGCCTGGTGCATGTGTCCGCGATGTCGAAGACGTTCGTCAAGGACCCGCGCGACGTCGCCAAGCCGGGTGACATCGTCAAGGTGAAGGTCCTGGACGTGGACATCCCGCGCAAGCGGATCGCGCTGACGCTGCGGCTGGACGACGAGGCGGCCCCGCAGGAGCGCGGCGGCGCGCGCCCGCCCAAGCAGCGCCAGGGCCAGGGCGGTCAGGGCCAGAGCGGTCAGGGCCGGCGCCAAGGCGGTCAGGGCGGCCAGGGCCGTGGGAACGGCGGCGGCAAGGACCGGGGCGGCCGCCCCGCCCCCGCGCCGGCCAACAGCGCCATGGCGGACGCGCTGCGCCGCGCCGGTCTGGTCGACCCGAAGAAGGGCCGCCGCTGA
- the idi gene encoding isopentenyl-diphosphate Delta-isomerase — MPITPATETHSSPNGTAEPILLELVDENGVTTGTAEKLAAHQPPGQLHRAFSVFLFDERGRLLLQQRALGKYHSPGVWSNTCCGHPYPGEAPFAAAARRTHEELGVSPSLLAQAGTVRYNHPDPASGLVEQEYNHLFVGLVQQTLAPDPEEVGGTAFVTAAELAERHEREPFSAWFMTVLDAARPAIKELTGSAAGW, encoded by the coding sequence ATGCCGATCACACCAGCCACCGAGACGCACAGCTCGCCGAACGGCACCGCGGAGCCGATTCTGCTGGAACTCGTGGACGAGAACGGCGTGACGACCGGCACCGCGGAGAAGCTGGCCGCCCACCAGCCGCCGGGCCAACTGCACCGGGCGTTCTCGGTGTTCCTCTTCGACGAGCGCGGCCGGCTGCTGCTGCAGCAGCGGGCGCTCGGCAAGTACCACTCCCCCGGTGTCTGGTCCAACACCTGCTGCGGCCACCCCTACCCCGGTGAGGCGCCGTTCGCGGCGGCGGCCCGGCGCACCCACGAGGAGCTGGGGGTCTCGCCCTCGCTGCTGGCCCAGGCGGGCACCGTGCGCTACAACCACCCGGACCCGGCGTCGGGCCTGGTGGAGCAGGAGTACAACCACCTCTTCGTCGGCCTGGTGCAGCAGACGCTCGCGCCGGACCCGGAGGAGGTCGGCGGGACCGCCTTCGTGACGGCGGCCGAGCTGGCGGAGCGGCACGAGCGGGAGCCGTTCTCCGCGTGGTTCATGACGGTGCTGGACGCGGCGCGTCCGGCGATCAAGGAGCTGACGGGGTCTGCCGCGGGCTGGTAG
- a CDS encoding cation diffusion facilitator family transporter yields MGAGHDHGHAHSHVPSTGTAAAAYRGRLRAALGITLTIMVVEIIGGLVADSLALIADAAHMATDAVGLVMALLAIHFAARPPSTHRTFGFARAEILAALANCVLLLGVGGYVLVEAVERFLRPAETHGGLMVVFGAIGLVANSVSLLLLMRGQKESLNVRGAFLEVAADALGSVAVIISAAVILATGWQAADPIASLLIGLMIVPRTLRLLRETLDVLLEAAPKDVDMTEVRAHILALDGVEDVHDLHAWTITSGMPVLSAHVVVSTDVLNAIGHEKMLHELQGCLGDHFDVEHCTFQLEPGGHAEHEARLCH; encoded by the coding sequence ATGGGGGCAGGGCACGACCACGGGCATGCGCACAGCCATGTGCCGTCCACGGGTACGGCTGCGGCCGCGTACCGGGGCAGGCTGCGCGCGGCGCTGGGCATCACGCTCACCATCATGGTGGTCGAGATCATCGGCGGTCTGGTCGCGGACTCGCTGGCGCTGATCGCGGACGCCGCCCACATGGCGACCGACGCGGTGGGCCTGGTCATGGCGCTGCTGGCGATCCACTTCGCGGCCCGGCCGCCGAGCACCCACCGCACCTTCGGCTTCGCCCGCGCCGAGATCCTGGCCGCGCTCGCCAACTGTGTGCTGCTGCTCGGGGTGGGCGGCTATGTGCTGGTCGAGGCGGTGGAGCGGTTCCTGCGGCCGGCCGAGACGCACGGCGGGCTGATGGTGGTGTTCGGCGCGATCGGCCTGGTGGCGAACTCCGTCTCGCTCCTGCTGCTGATGCGCGGGCAGAAGGAGAGCCTCAATGTGCGCGGGGCCTTCCTGGAGGTCGCCGCGGACGCGCTGGGCTCGGTCGCGGTGATCATCTCCGCCGCCGTGATCCTGGCCACCGGCTGGCAGGCCGCTGACCCGATCGCCTCGCTGCTCATCGGGCTGATGATCGTACCGAGGACGCTGCGGCTGCTGCGCGAGACGCTGGACGTGCTCCTGGAGGCGGCGCCCAAGGACGTCGACATGACCGAGGTGCGGGCACACATCCTGGCGCTGGACGGTGTGGAGGACGTACATGACCTCCACGCCTGGACGATCACCTCGGGCATGCCTGTGCTCTCCGCACATGTGGTGGTGAGTACGGATGTGCTGAACGCCATCGGCCACGAGAAGATGCTGCACGAGCTGCAAGGGTGTCTGGGCGACCACTTCGACGTGGAGCACTGCACCTTCCAGCTGGAACCGGGCGGGCACGCGGAGCACGAGGCGCGGCTCTGTCACTGA
- a CDS encoding LPFR motif small protein: MFRAIADVLRQIGGAIATVVTLPFRALARLFGGASSGRA, encoded by the coding sequence ATGTTCCGTGCCATCGCCGATGTGCTGCGCCAGATAGGCGGGGCGATCGCCACTGTCGTCACCCTGCCGTTCCGGGCGCTCGCCCGACTGTTCGGCGGGGCCTCCAGCGGCCGGGCCTGA
- a CDS encoding HdeD family acid-resistance protein, which produces MARSGKTGARGARGLSRSFSWLAVLGVILVIAGIVGLVYTGVATLTSMILFGWLLLIGGVVGLLHAVQARGTNFFWLGVIVAALNIAAGIVVIRMPHAAADALTMFAALLFLAAGLFRLAGSLIVRGPQFGWTLLLGAFDLLLGILVLVSWPGSSQYVIGCFFSLALLFDGLGLIAAGYGGRRVVGMMGEGTTA; this is translated from the coding sequence ATGGCCAGATCCGGCAAGACCGGGGCGAGGGGCGCGAGGGGACTGAGCCGGAGTTTCAGCTGGCTCGCGGTGCTCGGGGTGATCCTGGTGATCGCCGGGATCGTCGGCCTGGTGTACACCGGGGTGGCCACCCTGACCTCGATGATCCTCTTCGGCTGGCTGCTGCTGATCGGCGGCGTGGTGGGCCTGCTGCACGCGGTGCAGGCGCGCGGCACCAACTTCTTCTGGCTCGGTGTCATCGTGGCCGCGCTGAACATCGCCGCCGGGATCGTCGTCATCCGGATGCCGCACGCGGCCGCCGACGCCCTGACCATGTTCGCCGCGCTGCTGTTCCTCGCGGCCGGCCTGTTCCGGCTGGCCGGCAGCCTGATCGTGCGCGGCCCGCAGTTCGGCTGGACCCTGCTGCTCGGCGCCTTCGACCTGCTGCTCGGCATCCTGGTGCTGGTCAGCTGGCCGGGCAGCAGCCAGTACGTCATCGGCTGCTTCTTCTCGCTGGCCCTGCTCTTCGACGGCCTCGGCCTGATCGCCGCCGGGTACGGGGGCCGCCGGGTGGTCGGCATGATGGGCGAAGGGACCACCGCCTGA
- a CDS encoding MOSC domain-containing protein, with protein sequence MPVVTELTYYPVKGCAGVPVDQARLTPAGLAHDRSFMVVSEEGVFRTQRRDPRLTLIRPGVTHDGARLTFHADDFEPLTIDVDASGAARAVELFGTAYRGIDQGDTVAGWLSSVLGAPSRLVRVPPDHDRVTDGRTPGTSGYADSSAVHLISRATLALLNRKLGERGAEPLPMNRFRPNIVVDGWPEPHTEDRAHHLTLGSAELGYTKLAVRCAVTMVDQDTAARSGPEPLRTLAGYRRADRGGVVFGAKYAVLRPGKVSVGDEVVVGEWGEPER encoded by the coding sequence ATGCCAGTCGTCACCGAGCTGACGTACTACCCCGTCAAGGGCTGCGCCGGCGTACCCGTCGACCAGGCGCGGCTGACGCCCGCCGGGCTCGCGCACGACCGCAGCTTCATGGTGGTCAGCGAGGAGGGCGTGTTCCGTACCCAGCGGCGCGACCCCCGGCTGACCCTGATCCGGCCGGGCGTCACCCACGACGGCGCTCGACTCACGTTCCACGCGGACGACTTCGAGCCGCTCACCATTGATGTCGACGCGTCCGGCGCCGCCCGGGCCGTCGAGCTGTTCGGCACCGCCTACCGGGGGATCGACCAGGGTGACACGGTGGCCGGCTGGCTCTCCTCGGTGCTCGGCGCACCCAGCCGGCTGGTGCGGGTACCGCCCGACCACGACCGGGTGACCGACGGCCGCACACCGGGCACCTCCGGGTACGCCGACAGTTCCGCCGTGCACCTCATCTCCCGCGCCACGCTCGCCCTGCTGAACCGGAAGCTCGGGGAACGCGGCGCGGAGCCGCTGCCGATGAACCGCTTCCGCCCCAACATCGTCGTCGACGGCTGGCCCGAGCCGCACACCGAGGACCGCGCCCACCACCTCACCCTCGGCTCGGCCGAACTCGGCTACACCAAGCTCGCCGTCCGCTGCGCCGTCACCATGGTCGACCAGGACACCGCCGCCCGCTCCGGCCCCGAGCCCCTGCGCACCCTCGCCGGCTACCGCCGCGCGGACCGGGGCGGGGTCGTCTTCGGCGCCAAGTACGCCGTGCTGCGCCCCGGCAAGGTGTCCGTGGGGGACGAGGTGGTCGTCGGGGAGTGGGGAGAGCCGGAGAGGTAA
- a CDS encoding enoyl-CoA hydratase/isomerase family protein, giving the protein MEPELSHEVADRVATVVIRHPAKRNAMTAAMWRALPLLLAELAVDPGVRALVLTGAGGTFCAGADISTLRGSPTEAQGLAVAAEEALAAFPKPTLAAVKGHCVGGGAQLAAACDLRLAEEGALFGVTPARLGIVYPASSTRRLVSLVGPATAKYLLFSAELIGTDRALRTGLVDEVLPEGDLDKRVAALTATLATRSLLTQAAAKEYADGRTGRDAHWTAQSLASPDTEEGVTAFLERREPRFTWGVPKTG; this is encoded by the coding sequence ATGGAGCCCGAGCTGTCGCACGAGGTCGCCGACCGCGTCGCCACCGTCGTCATCCGCCACCCGGCCAAGCGCAACGCCATGACGGCCGCGATGTGGCGGGCGCTGCCCCTGCTGCTGGCGGAACTGGCCGTCGATCCCGGGGTGCGCGCGCTGGTGCTCACCGGGGCGGGCGGGACCTTCTGCGCGGGCGCGGACATCTCCACGCTGCGGGGTTCGCCCACCGAGGCGCAGGGTCTCGCGGTGGCCGCCGAGGAGGCGCTGGCCGCGTTCCCCAAGCCGACGCTCGCCGCGGTCAAGGGGCACTGCGTGGGCGGCGGGGCCCAGCTCGCGGCCGCCTGCGATCTCCGGCTGGCCGAGGAGGGCGCGCTGTTCGGCGTCACCCCGGCGCGGCTCGGCATCGTCTACCCCGCCTCCTCCACCCGCCGTCTGGTGTCCCTGGTCGGCCCGGCCACCGCGAAGTACCTCCTGTTCTCGGCCGAGCTGATCGGCACCGACCGCGCGCTGCGCACCGGCCTGGTGGACGAGGTGCTGCCGGAGGGCGACCTGGACAAGCGCGTCGCCGCCCTCACCGCCACCCTGGCCACCCGCTCCCTCCTCACCCAGGCCGCCGCCAAGGAGTACGCCGACGGCCGCACCGGCCGCGACGCCCACTGGACCGCCCAGTCCCTCGCCTCCCCCGACACCGAGGAGGGCGTGACCGCCTTCCTGGAGCGCCGGGAACCCCGCTTCACCTGGGGCGTGCCTAAGACAGGATGA
- a CDS encoding DJ-1/PfpI family protein yields the protein MQIAVVLYDRFTALDAVGPYEMLARTPDTETVFVAEQAGPVRTDTGKLALVADRSLAEVTSPDVLVVPGGPGQSALMEHGPLLDWLREVDATSTWTTSVCTGSLLLGAAGLLQGRRATSHWLAVGELTRLGAEPVRERVVTDGKYVTAAVVSAGIDMGLTLLGRLAGDEYAQAVQLANEYDPHPPYDAGSPDKAPAHLVDALRERSRFILS from the coding sequence ATGCAGATCGCCGTCGTCCTCTACGACCGTTTCACCGCCCTGGACGCGGTCGGACCGTACGAGATGCTGGCCCGCACACCGGACACGGAGACCGTGTTCGTCGCCGAGCAGGCCGGGCCTGTGCGCACCGACACCGGCAAGCTCGCCCTGGTCGCCGACCGTTCCCTGGCCGAGGTGACCAGCCCCGACGTGCTGGTGGTGCCGGGCGGGCCGGGCCAGAGCGCGCTGATGGAGCACGGCCCGCTCCTGGACTGGCTGCGCGAGGTGGACGCCACCAGCACCTGGACCACCTCGGTGTGCACCGGCTCGCTGCTGCTGGGGGCCGCCGGACTGCTTCAGGGCCGCCGCGCCACCTCGCACTGGCTGGCCGTCGGGGAACTGACGCGCCTGGGCGCCGAACCCGTGAGGGAGCGCGTGGTGACCGACGGCAAGTACGTCACGGCCGCCGTGGTGTCCGCCGGGATCGACATGGGCCTCACCCTGCTCGGCCGGCTCGCGGGCGACGAGTACGCCCAGGCCGTGCAGCTCGCCAACGAGTACGACCCGCACCCGCCCTACGACGCCGGTTCACCGGACAAGGCGCCCGCCCACCTGGTCGACGCCCTGCGCGAGCGGAGCCGGTTCATCCTGTCTTAG
- a CDS encoding ABC-F family ATP-binding cassette domain-containing protein, giving the protein MTATLVAKNLAAGHGDRSLFTGLDLVVAPGDVIGLVGANGAGKSTLLRLLAGLTAPEEGELRLSPPTATVGHLPQEPERREGETVGGFLARRTGVAEAQRTMDEATQALVDGAPGADDAYATALDRWLGLGGADLEERAQDVTGTLGLAVGLDRPMTSLSGGQAARAGLASLLLSRYDVFLLDEPTNDLDLDGLERLERFVGCLRAGTVVVSHDREFLTRTVTKVLELDLAQGQINLYGGGYAAYLEERDVARRHARDDYEEYADRRAALQDRAQTQRSWMDKGVKNARRKAGGDNDKVGRKFRSESSEKQAAKARQTQRMIERLDVVEEPRKEWELRMEIAAAPRSGAVVATLRDAEVRRGDFTFGPVSLQIDWADRIAVTGANGAGKSTLLGALLGRVPLDSGDATLGSGVLVGEVDQARKLFHGSESLLDAFQAAVPDTEPVEVRTLLAKFGLKSDHVLRPAASLSPGERTRAALALLQGRGVNLLVLDEPTNHLDLPAIEQLESALDAYEGTLLLVTHDRRMLDAIKVTRRLEVADGKVTER; this is encoded by the coding sequence ATGACTGCCACCCTCGTCGCCAAGAACCTCGCCGCCGGCCACGGCGACCGCTCCCTCTTCACCGGGCTCGACCTCGTCGTCGCCCCCGGGGACGTGATCGGGCTGGTCGGCGCCAACGGCGCGGGCAAGTCCACGCTGCTCAGGCTCCTCGCCGGGCTCACCGCGCCCGAGGAGGGCGAGCTGCGGCTCTCCCCGCCGACCGCGACCGTCGGCCACCTCCCGCAGGAGCCGGAGCGCAGGGAGGGCGAGACCGTGGGCGGGTTCCTGGCCCGCCGCACCGGCGTCGCCGAGGCCCAGCGCACCATGGACGAGGCCACCCAGGCCCTGGTCGACGGCGCGCCCGGCGCCGACGACGCGTACGCCACCGCGCTGGACCGCTGGCTTGGCCTGGGCGGCGCCGACCTGGAGGAACGTGCCCAGGACGTGACCGGCACCCTCGGTCTCGCCGTCGGCCTGGACCGGCCCATGACCTCCCTGTCCGGCGGCCAGGCCGCCCGCGCCGGACTCGCCTCCCTGCTGCTCTCCCGCTACGACGTCTTCCTGCTGGACGAGCCCACCAACGACCTCGACCTCGACGGCCTGGAGCGGCTGGAGCGCTTCGTCGGCTGCCTGCGCGCGGGCACCGTCGTCGTCAGCCACGACCGCGAGTTCCTCACCCGCACCGTCACCAAGGTCCTCGAACTCGACCTGGCCCAGGGGCAGATCAACCTCTACGGCGGCGGCTACGCGGCCTATCTGGAGGAGCGGGACGTGGCCCGCAGGCACGCCCGCGACGACTACGAGGAGTACGCCGACAGGCGCGCCGCCCTCCAGGACCGGGCGCAGACCCAGCGCTCCTGGATGGACAAGGGCGTCAAGAACGCCCGGCGCAAGGCGGGCGGCGACAACGACAAGGTCGGCCGCAAGTTCCGCAGCGAGTCCAGCGAGAAGCAGGCCGCCAAGGCCCGGCAGACCCAGCGCATGATCGAGCGCCTGGACGTGGTGGAGGAGCCGCGCAAGGAGTGGGAGCTGCGCATGGAGATCGCCGCCGCCCCGCGCTCCGGCGCCGTGGTGGCGACGCTGCGGGACGCCGAGGTCCGGCGCGGTGACTTCACCTTCGGCCCGGTCTCGCTCCAGATCGACTGGGCCGACCGGATCGCGGTCACCGGGGCCAACGGCGCGGGCAAGTCCACCCTGCTGGGCGCGCTGCTCGGCCGGGTCCCGCTGGACTCCGGTGACGCCACGCTGGGCTCCGGGGTGCTGGTCGGCGAGGTCGACCAGGCCCGCAAGCTGTTCCACGGCTCCGAGTCGCTGCTCGACGCCTTCCAGGCCGCCGTCCCGGACACCGAGCCGGTCGAAGTACGCACCCTGCTGGCCAAGTTCGGGCTCAAGTCCGACCACGTACTGCGCCCCGCCGCGTCCCTCTCGCCGGGCGAGCGCACCCGTGCCGCCCTCGCCCTGCTCCAGGGCCGGGGCGTCAACCTGCTGGTGCTGGACGAGCCGACCAACCACCTCGACCTGCCCGCCATCGAGCAGCTGGAGTCGGCGCTCGACGCCTACGAGGGCACGCTCCTGCTGGTCACCCACGACCGGCGGATGCTGGACGCGATCAAGGTGACCCGCCGCCTGGAGGTCGCGGACGGCAAGGTGACCGAACGCTGA
- a CDS encoding GlxA family transcriptional regulator, producing the protein MSVIAATPGPAEELSVCRSPRAPCGPVRTSSGLMLVPDLALTSAPDPHALLVPGGAGTRRPDPALVEWLRARAPGATRLVSVCTGALLLAAAGLLDGRRATTHWAYCDRLARDHPAVTVEPEPIYVRDAHVATSAGVTSGIDLALALVQEDLDRETALTVARHLVVFLRRPGNQAQFSAQLAAQTASREPLREVQRWITEHPEADLSVDALAIRARLSPRHFARAFTAETGTTPGRYVDRVGLEHARRLLEDTSASVEKVARASGYGTPEAMRRAFVKALGTAATEYRRRFHPVLPR; encoded by the coding sequence GTGTCCGTCATTGCGGCCACGCCGGGGCCCGCCGAAGAATTGTCCGTATGCCGAAGCCCCCGCGCACCGTGCGGCCCGGTGCGCACCTCCAGCGGCCTGATGCTGGTACCCGATCTGGCACTCACCTCCGCACCCGACCCGCACGCCCTGCTGGTTCCCGGCGGTGCGGGCACCCGCCGTCCGGATCCGGCGCTCGTGGAGTGGCTGCGCGCCCGCGCACCGGGAGCGACGCGCCTGGTCTCCGTGTGCACCGGCGCCCTCCTGCTCGCCGCCGCCGGACTGCTCGACGGCCGCCGCGCCACCACACACTGGGCGTACTGCGACCGGCTGGCCCGCGACCACCCGGCCGTCACGGTGGAACCGGAGCCGATCTATGTGCGCGACGCACATGTGGCCACCTCGGCCGGCGTCACCTCGGGCATCGACCTGGCACTGGCGCTGGTGCAGGAGGACCTGGACCGGGAGACCGCGCTCACCGTCGCCCGCCACCTCGTGGTCTTCCTGCGCAGACCCGGCAACCAGGCGCAGTTCAGCGCCCAGCTCGCCGCGCAGACCGCCTCCCGCGAGCCGCTGCGGGAGGTCCAGCGCTGGATCACCGAGCACCCCGAAGCCGACCTCTCCGTCGACGCCCTCGCCATCCGCGCCAGGCTCTCCCCGCGCCACTTCGCGCGCGCCTTCACCGCCGAGACCGGCACCACACCGGGCCGCTACGTCGACCGGGTCGGGCTGGAGCACGCCCGCAGGCTCCTGGAGGACACCTCCGCCTCGGTCGAGAAGGTCGCCCGCGCGAGCGGCTACGGCACCCCCGAAGCCATGCGCCGCGCCTTCGTCAAGGCACTCGGCACCGCCGCGACGGAGTACCGCCGCCGCTTCCACCCCGTGCTCCCGCGCTGA
- a CDS encoding ATP-binding protein has protein sequence MDNHGRGGVPRPSEGAERPPGPLPYEGVWRFTAPAVDASVPQARHAVRDLLLRQGVPVADEVVDGLLLIVSELVTNAVKHAALLSPMLGVEVAVGAEWVRISVEDNHPYRPTALEADHGQTGGRGLLLVREVAREAGGAVDVEHTASGGKVIWAALPLKPALPG, from the coding sequence ATGGACAACCACGGGCGCGGAGGTGTGCCGCGCCCCTCGGAGGGCGCCGAGCGCCCGCCCGGACCCCTGCCGTACGAGGGAGTGTGGCGGTTCACCGCCCCCGCCGTGGACGCCTCGGTCCCGCAGGCCCGGCACGCCGTACGGGATCTGCTGCTGCGCCAGGGCGTACCGGTCGCGGACGAAGTGGTGGACGGGCTGCTGCTGATCGTCTCCGAGCTGGTCACGAACGCGGTCAAGCACGCGGCGCTGCTCTCCCCGATGCTCGGGGTCGAGGTGGCCGTCGGCGCCGAGTGGGTCCGGATCTCGGTGGAGGACAACCACCCCTACCGGCCCACCGCGCTGGAGGCCGACCACGGCCAGACCGGCGGCCGGGGCCTGCTGCTGGTGCGCGAGGTGGCGCGCGAGGCGGGCGGCGCGGTCGACGTGGAGCACACGGCGAGCGGCGGCAAGGTGATCTGGGCCGCCCTGCCGCTCAAACCCGCGCTGCCCGGATGA